The Rhodospirillaceae bacterium genome contains a region encoding:
- a CDS encoding class I SAM-dependent methyltransferase yields MLNLSQRGRSGLQFLGSLQPYISRRVRDIARTDFETDPDGAALVAEHDRGGSNEPWDARIARARAVAEKSVAYKFERFYQRYVAEENFVRAIPAIEERRAAAEKMGFGDLKDCGGSLTLDAALPVPDYHEGVEWHLEPGGWDGYDLSGPMFMSAIHPYVMSKGGWAAVEVDEDVRHHRSNAAQLLPKDHYDRIYDMGCGGAMTLAAFHKHYPDAELVGGDLSAANVKNGNDSARAAGIPIHFRQCDVRHTGEPDNSFDAVVMYCVLHETPVSVGKEIIKEAFRILKPGGDVVINDLPPFAGVHPFQSVILDWETDNRGEPYFSETCSTEWSDVLAETGFVDIQSHNLGPQGYPWVDVATKPL; encoded by the coding sequence ATGTTGAACCTGTCGCAAAGAGGCCGGTCTGGCCTGCAGTTTCTTGGGTCTTTGCAGCCTTACATCTCGCGCCGGGTGCGCGACATTGCACGCACAGACTTCGAGACGGACCCTGACGGCGCCGCTCTGGTGGCCGAGCATGATCGCGGCGGCTCAAACGAACCCTGGGATGCCCGGATTGCCCGCGCCCGGGCCGTTGCCGAAAAATCTGTCGCCTATAAATTTGAGCGATTTTATCAACGCTATGTGGCGGAAGAAAATTTTGTGCGCGCTATTCCGGCCATAGAGGAACGGCGCGCCGCAGCAGAGAAAATGGGCTTTGGCGACCTCAAAGACTGTGGCGGATCACTCACACTTGATGCGGCCTTGCCCGTCCCGGACTATCACGAAGGCGTAGAGTGGCACCTGGAACCCGGCGGGTGGGATGGCTACGACCTCTCCGGTCCGATGTTCATGTCCGCCATCCACCCTTACGTCATGAGCAAAGGCGGCTGGGCAGCTGTGGAAGTTGACGAAGACGTACGGCATCACCGCTCTAACGCCGCGCAACTGCTGCCCAAAGATCACTATGACCGCATCTACGATATGGGCTGCGGTGGGGCAATGACCCTGGCCGCGTTTCATAAACATTATCCAGACGCGGAACTCGTCGGCGGTGACCTGTCGGCTGCGAATGTGAAAAACGGCAATGACTCCGCCCGAGCCGCAGGCATTCCGATTCACTTCCGGCAATGCGACGTGCGCCACACCGGAGAGCCCGACAACAGTTTTGATGCGGTGGTAATGTATTGCGTCCTGCACGAAACACCGGTGAGTGTGGGTAAAGAGATCATCAAGGAAGCCTTCCGCATTTTGAAACCCGGGGGCGATGTGGTGATCAACGATCTGCCGCCCTTCGCCGGCGTTCATCCGTTCCAATCTGTCATTTTGGATTGGGAAACCGACAATCGCGGAGAGCCGTACTTTTCTGAGACGTGCAGCACGGAATGGAGCGACGTGCTTGCAGAGACCGGCTTTGTGGATATTCAGTCCCATAATCTGGGTCCTCAAGGATACCCTTGGGTCGATGTGGCAACAAAACCACTTTAG
- a CDS encoding methyltransferase — protein sequence MTSAKVETGPATEGLITEGPVSETTVDHFFEGRLQLVQPKTGYRIAIDPLLLAAAVDVPEGARVLDVGCGTGAALLSLLTRREDVQGVGLERHVPFLELARHSITLNGFSDRASLIQGDLACPSAALLTSGYDAVMTNPPFFEAGTVPDRPDVDSPHAVTELPLVIWVHKCLNLLVTGGLFAIIHRAERVAEIIQALKGCGSVTVIPLWPKADRPASRVIVTALKDRKSPAVIHPGLILHQNDGTYTEAAAAILRYGYALDSLT from the coding sequence ATGACCTCTGCCAAAGTGGAAACAGGGCCTGCAACCGAGGGGCTTATAACCGAGGGGCCTGTAAGCGAAACCACGGTTGATCACTTCTTCGAAGGCCGGCTGCAGTTGGTGCAACCCAAGACCGGTTATCGCATTGCGATTGATCCGTTATTGCTCGCGGCGGCTGTAGATGTTCCTGAGGGCGCACGGGTGCTGGATGTCGGCTGCGGCACCGGCGCGGCCCTGCTGAGCCTGCTGACGCGTCGTGAGGATGTTCAGGGCGTCGGTCTTGAACGGCATGTTCCATTCCTTGAGTTGGCCCGGCATAGCATCACCCTCAACGGCTTCTCAGATCGGGCGTCTCTCATCCAAGGCGATCTGGCCTGTCCATCAGCCGCCCTATTGACCAGCGGCTATGATGCGGTGATGACCAATCCGCCATTTTTTGAGGCGGGGACGGTGCCCGACCGGCCTGACGTTGACTCACCCCACGCCGTGACCGAACTGCCGCTCGTGATTTGGGTGCACAAATGCCTCAACCTTCTTGTCACGGGCGGTCTTTTTGCCATCATCCACCGTGCCGAGCGGGTGGCCGAGATCATACAGGCACTTAAGGGCTGCGGGTCGGTGACTGTGATTCCGCTATGGCCCAAGGCTGATCGTCCGGCCAGCCGCGTGATCGTCACAGCCCTGAAAGACCGTAAGTCCCCCGCTGTCATCCACCCTGGTCTGATTTTGCATCAAAACGATGGCACCTACACTGAGGCTGCAGCGGCCATTTTAAGATATGGGTATGCTTTGGATTCTTTGACTTAA
- a CDS encoding polyprenyl synthetase family protein, with protein sequence MATVVQLDNRRTGSDQALEALTALVKDDLQAVNETIIERMHSPVALIPQLAGHIVAAGGKRLRPVLTLAAAQLCGYTEKRHIKLATCVEFIHTATLLHDDVVDDSDLRRGRSSANALWGNQPSVLVGDFLFSRAFELMVEDGSLKVLGILSSASSIIAEGEVHQLMTTNDTETSEAQYLEVVQAKTAELFAAAARIGAVVADRPEVEEEALQVYGLNLGIAFQLIDDVLDYSAKQAELGKTIGDDFREGKITLPVILAFRRGDAEERAFWRRCLHDMEQGEDELAHALTLMEKHNSLTDTVNRAAHYGDVARDALGIFPKSPVKTALLDIIDFCIKRAY encoded by the coding sequence GTGGCGACCGTCGTTCAACTGGACAACCGACGCACAGGATCAGACCAGGCGCTTGAAGCGCTGACTGCGCTTGTGAAAGATGATTTGCAGGCGGTGAATGAGACGATTATTGAGCGCATGCACAGCCCTGTGGCCCTCATTCCACAATTGGCCGGGCATATTGTGGCCGCCGGTGGTAAGCGCCTGCGCCCGGTTCTGACCCTGGCAGCCGCCCAGCTCTGTGGCTACACTGAAAAGCGCCATATCAAGCTGGCCACCTGTGTTGAGTTCATTCACACCGCAACCCTGCTGCATGACGATGTGGTTGATGACAGCGATCTGCGGCGCGGCCGGTCAAGCGCCAATGCGCTGTGGGGCAATCAACCCAGCGTGCTCGTCGGCGACTTCCTGTTCAGCCGCGCCTTCGAGTTGATGGTTGAAGATGGCTCACTGAAAGTGCTCGGCATTTTATCCAGCGCGTCCTCGATTATCGCCGAAGGTGAAGTCCATCAGTTGATGACCACCAACGACACAGAAACCAGCGAAGCGCAGTATTTAGAAGTGGTGCAGGCGAAAACCGCCGAGCTGTTTGCGGCTGCGGCGCGCATTGGGGCTGTGGTGGCTGATCGCCCCGAGGTCGAAGAGGAAGCCTTGCAGGTGTACGGCTTGAATCTGGGGATTGCGTTTCAGTTGATTGACGACGTGCTGGATTACTCCGCCAAGCAAGCCGAGTTGGGCAAAACCATCGGTGATGATTTCCGCGAAGGTAAAATCACGCTGCCGGTCATTCTCGCCTTCCGCCGTGGCGATGCTGAGGAGCGCGCTTTCTGGCGCCGCTGCCTGCACGACATGGAGCAGGGCGAAGACGAATTAGCCCACGCGCTGACCTTAATGGAAAAGCACAACAGCCTGACAGACACCGTCAACCGTGCCGCACACTATGGCGATGTGGCCCGGGACGCGCTGGGGATTTTTCCGAAAAGCCCTGTCAAAACGGCGCTGCTGGACATCATCGATTTCTGCATTAAGCGGGCTTATTAA
- a CDS encoding pyrroloquinoline quinone-dependent dehydrogenase: MATPQSPVSRFVSLIAMAVLLLGSVSAFAADSSTHAALTENTSWPSFGGAPSGGQYSALDQITAANVANLERAWVHHTGDVVEGSAADGGSSFQATPVIWDDTLYVCTPKNRVLALNPTTGKEIWAFDGYGVLPEGMPVFAANCRGVALWAEGADTPREMQSHTCSARVIHPDIFGNLYALDAKTGALCADFGTGGILNLNAFDYGGTGGIFMSSPPSIIGDIIVVGGGVGDNMYADAADGIVRGLDVRTGEELWSFNPIPAELSDKTGGANVWSMMAVDDAAGLVYLPTSSPSVDPYGGLRLAPIPYANALVALDAGTGAVVWHQQIIHHDVFDYDLPSQPILLDLEREGTSVPAVVQITKMGFVFVFNRLTGEPLFDIEEIAVPVTDVPGERTSPTQPRPIAPAPFARQDISQDEVWGLTFWDRGQCRQRFSELRYEGLYTPPSLEGSLQLPSALGGGNWGGAAVDPKTATLIVKTQNLATIIKLVPADLNEERPLGPPVEFLQKPLNGTPYRLDGEFFLSPLGVPCTPPPWGELIAIDLNSGDHLWRQPLGRIEVGPFKTPKAWGSPNIAGPIVTAGGLIFIGAGMDSAFHALDMNTGAALWRDDDLPAPAMAVPMTYMIDGVQYVVVAAGGNGMAETRQSDAIIAYRLATP; this comes from the coding sequence ATGGCCACACCACAGTCTCCAGTGTCGCGGTTCGTGTCGCTGATTGCGATGGCGGTTTTACTGCTGGGCTCAGTGTCGGCCTTTGCGGCTGACTCCTCAACACATGCAGCACTTACTGAGAACACCTCATGGCCGTCCTTTGGAGGGGCGCCCTCGGGGGGGCAATACTCTGCCTTAGATCAAATCACGGCTGCCAATGTGGCAAACCTTGAGCGCGCTTGGGTTCATCACACTGGCGATGTTGTTGAAGGGTCCGCAGCAGACGGTGGCTCCTCGTTTCAGGCGACCCCCGTGATCTGGGACGACACCCTTTATGTCTGTACGCCGAAGAACCGCGTGCTGGCCTTAAACCCAACAACCGGTAAAGAGATTTGGGCATTTGATGGCTACGGCGTTTTGCCCGAGGGTATGCCCGTGTTTGCGGCAAACTGCCGGGGTGTTGCGCTTTGGGCAGAAGGGGCCGATACACCGCGAGAGATGCAAAGCCACACCTGTTCTGCGCGCGTCATTCATCCTGATATTTTTGGCAATCTCTATGCGCTTGATGCCAAAACCGGCGCCCTGTGCGCGGACTTCGGCACGGGCGGCATTCTGAATCTCAATGCCTTTGACTACGGTGGGACCGGCGGCATTTTCATGTCCTCTCCGCCGTCTATTATCGGCGACATTATCGTTGTCGGCGGTGGTGTTGGCGACAATATGTATGCCGATGCGGCAGACGGTATCGTGCGCGGTCTTGATGTCCGCACCGGCGAAGAACTGTGGTCCTTCAATCCCATTCCCGCCGAGCTCAGCGATAAGACCGGCGGTGCCAATGTGTGGTCGATGATGGCGGTTGATGACGCCGCGGGCCTTGTGTATCTGCCCACGTCCAGTCCCAGCGTTGATCCTTATGGGGGCTTACGCCTCGCGCCCATCCCGTATGCCAATGCCCTGGTTGCGCTGGACGCAGGCACGGGTGCGGTCGTCTGGCACCAGCAGATCATCCATCACGATGTGTTCGATTATGACCTGCCGAGCCAACCCATTCTCCTTGACCTCGAGCGTGAGGGAACCTCTGTGCCCGCCGTCGTGCAGATCACCAAAATGGGCTTCGTGTTTGTGTTCAATCGCCTCACGGGTGAACCGCTGTTTGATATTGAAGAAATCGCAGTTCCAGTGACGGATGTGCCCGGCGAACGCACGTCGCCCACCCAACCACGCCCTATCGCGCCCGCGCCCTTCGCCCGTCAGGATATTTCCCAAGACGAGGTGTGGGGCCTGACGTTCTGGGATCGCGGGCAATGCCGTCAGCGCTTTTCCGAATTGCGCTACGAGGGCCTGTATACGCCGCCAAGTCTTGAAGGCTCGTTGCAACTTCCCTCGGCCCTGGGTGGCGGTAACTGGGGCGGGGCTGCGGTTGACCCCAAAACCGCTACGTTGATTGTCAAAACCCAGAACCTCGCCACCATCATCAAGCTGGTGCCCGCCGATCTTAATGAAGAACGGCCTTTGGGTCCGCCGGTTGAGTTTTTGCAGAAGCCGCTCAACGGTACGCCGTATCGTCTGGACGGCGAATTTTTTCTGTCTCCGCTCGGGGTGCCCTGCACGCCACCGCCGTGGGGCGAACTCATCGCCATCGATTTGAATAGCGGCGATCACTTGTGGCGTCAGCCCCTGGGCCGCATTGAGGTGGGGCCGTTTAAAACACCAAAGGCATGGGGCTCTCCAAACATCGCGGGTCCGATTGTCACGGCTGGGGGTCTGATCTTTATTGGCGCGGGCATGGACTCCGCCTTTCATGCTTTGGATATGAATACGGGCGCGGCGTTGTGGCGCGATGATGATTTGCCTGCGCCAGCCATGGCTGTGCCCATGACCTATATGATCGATGGTGTGCAGTATGTGGTGGTGGCTGCCGGTGGCAATGGCATGGCAGAAACCAGGCAGTCCGACGCGATCATCGCTTACCGGCTGGCCACGCCATAG
- a CDS encoding DUF2007 domain-containing protein, with protein MKELLRSNNIVAISALKAALSAEGIEVFEFDGDIASTYAGIDTFPRRLMVRTEDLAAAAEVALAICPDLVS; from the coding sequence ATGAAAGAACTCCTGCGCAGTAATAACATCGTTGCCATCTCGGCCCTCAAGGCGGCCCTGTCCGCCGAGGGTATTGAGGTGTTTGAATTTGATGGGGACATTGCCAGCACCTACGCGGGCATCGATACTTTTCCGCGCCGATTGATGGTCCGCACCGAGGATCTCGCCGCTGCCGCAGAAGTGGCTCTGGCGATCTGCCCTGATCTGGTGTCATGA